The Terriglobales bacterium genome contains a region encoding:
- a CDS encoding VOC family protein produces MTTNTFAGPKVNGVLETSLYVSSVARSLEFYQRVFGFPLLDASDAEVTDQTRLAVLRAGDRDVLLLFKRGGSSDTDATGSIHVAFAIARPDLDRWEDWLRQLDLPIEKRMTWKFGGQALYFRDPDGHLLEVVTPGVWPIY; encoded by the coding sequence ATGACCACGAACACCTTTGCCGGGCCGAAGGTGAACGGCGTGCTCGAGACCTCGCTCTACGTCAGCAGCGTGGCGCGGTCCCTGGAGTTCTACCAGCGGGTCTTCGGTTTCCCGCTCCTCGACGCCTCCGACGCCGAGGTCACCGACCAGACGCGGCTGGCGGTGCTGCGCGCCGGCGACCGCGACGTGCTCCTGCTGTTCAAGCGCGGCGGAAGTTCCGACACCGACGCCACCGGCTCCATCCACGTCGCCTTCGCCATCGCCCGCCCCGACCTCGACCGCTGGGAAGACTGGCTGCGCCAACTCGATCTCCCCATCGAGAAGCGCATGACCTGGAAGTTCGGCGGCCAGGCCCTGTACTTCCGCGATCCCGACGGACACCTGCTCGAAGTCGTCACGCCCGGCGTCTGGCCCATCTACTGA
- a CDS encoding DUF5655 domain-containing protein: protein MTQRPLWHCPKCGARLVTRNLSHSCGRFTLGELFSRSAPGLLAVARKYVALLKSLGDVQVLPQKTRLVAVARVRFAGLYPRKDHFLAAFALHRWLRSPRIVKTVDYGPRWRGHYVRIASAADLDDELRAWLQEAHDVVGTQRDLQQQRSPRATPRRPR from the coding sequence ATGACCCAACGCCCCCTGTGGCACTGCCCGAAGTGCGGCGCCCGCCTGGTCACCCGCAACCTCTCGCACTCCTGCGGCCGGTTCACGCTGGGGGAGCTCTTCTCCCGTTCCGCGCCCGGGTTGCTGGCGGTCGCGCGCAAGTATGTAGCGCTGCTCAAGTCGCTGGGCGACGTCCAGGTGCTCCCGCAGAAGACCCGCCTGGTCGCCGTCGCCCGGGTCCGCTTCGCCGGCCTGTACCCGCGCAAAGACCATTTCCTGGCCGCCTTCGCCCTGCATCGCTGGCTCCGTAGCCCTCGCATCGTCAAGACGGTGGACTACGGCCCGCGCTGGCGCGGGCACTACGTCCGCATCGCGTCGGCCGCCGACCTGGACGATGAGCTGCGCGCCTGGCTGCAGGAAGCGCACGACGTCGTTGGCACCCAGCGCGATCTCCAGCAGCAGCGCTCCCCTCGCGCCACGCCCCGCCGTCCACGCTAG